Proteins encoded in a region of the Paenibacillus pedocola genome:
- a CDS encoding stage VI sporulation protein F — translation MGYQQYGISPQLVERIKLKMKNPAVKERIKNMINGISKQELQDTAVVRRLVRNASAVLSEKLTGAQEEQIVKFVIAQKIDPSNTFHLIRLWGMFR, via the coding sequence TTGGGTTATCAGCAATACGGAATCAGTCCACAGCTGGTGGAGCGGATCAAGCTGAAGATGAAGAATCCGGCGGTTAAGGAACGGATTAAGAACATGATTAACGGGATCTCCAAGCAGGAGCTGCAGGATACAGCGGTGGTACGCAGGCTTGTACGCAATGCCTCGGCAGTGCTGAGCGAGAAACTGACAGGGGCCCAGGAGGAACAGATCGTTAAATTTGTAATTGCGCAGAAGATAGATCCCAGCAATACTTTTCATCTTATACGTTTATGGGGGATGTTCCGCTGA
- a CDS encoding DegV family protein: MNRTVIVTDSTSDIPPALAEKYGIEVVPLTLMFGEEAFRDNIDMTPEQFYERLPRSPQLPTTSQPSPVEYMKVYSSILERNPDSRILSFHISSGLSGTYQSAVLAKSMLEEQGEVITVVDSLSASYGFGFMVVAAARMAAEGKAPAEILESVEQLRQSRKLYFLVDTLEYLQKGGRIGKASAILGTLLNIKPILSIDAEGIIYAVEKVRGRKKAVARMIELFKGDLPGVDKINVAVGHTAEPAYGEEFLQELAGHFTLEEKVLTNVGPVVGSHVGNGTLAVFIWPA, translated from the coding sequence ATGAATCGTACGGTCATTGTCACTGACAGCACATCAGATATCCCGCCGGCACTGGCGGAGAAGTACGGCATTGAAGTCGTACCGCTTACGCTTATGTTCGGTGAAGAAGCTTTCCGGGATAATATCGATATGACACCGGAGCAGTTCTATGAGCGTCTTCCCCGCTCACCACAGTTACCGACAACTTCTCAGCCTTCCCCGGTTGAATATATGAAGGTATACAGCAGCATTTTGGAGCGTAATCCGGATAGCCGTATACTTTCTTTTCATATTTCTTCCGGGCTCAGCGGTACATACCAGTCCGCCGTGCTCGCCAAATCGATGCTTGAGGAACAGGGAGAAGTTATCACTGTTGTTGATTCACTGTCCGCATCCTACGGGTTCGGATTTATGGTAGTAGCAGCTGCGCGAATGGCAGCGGAAGGCAAGGCGCCGGCAGAAATTCTGGAATCCGTAGAACAGCTGCGCCAGTCCCGCAAGTTGTATTTTTTGGTCGATACACTGGAATATCTGCAGAAAGGCGGCAGAATCGGCAAAGCGTCTGCAATTCTGGGCACGCTACTCAATATTAAGCCGATACTTTCCATTGATGCCGAAGGTATCATCTATGCGGTAGAGAAGGTCAGAGGCCGTAAAAAGGCAGTAGCCCGAATGATCGAGCTGTTCAAGGGGGATCTGCCGGGTGTGGACAAAATCAACGTGGCCGTGGGTCATACGGCTGAACCGGCTTACGGCGAAGAATTCCTGCAGGAATTGGCCGGGCACTTTACCCTGGAAGAGAAGGTGCTGACCAATGTCGGTCCCGTTGTAGGCAGCCATGTGGGCAACGGTACTCTAGCCGTATTCATTTGGCCCGCGTAA
- the pknB gene encoding Stk1 family PASTA domain-containing Ser/Thr kinase gives MIGHELGGRYQVIERIGGGGMALVYRAHDILLNRNVAIKVLRNQFVHDEEFIRRFRREAQSAASLSHPNVVSIYDVGQEEDVHYIVMEYVEGKNLNEIIKERAPLQVDESIRIASQICDALDHAHQNQIIHRDIKPHNILIGRNGRVKVTDFGIARAVTSTTITQTGSVIGSVHYFSPEHAKGVMTGEKSDLYSLGIVLYQMLTGVLPFLGESPISVALKHLQEEFEEPRLLNPLIPQSVENVILRSMRKNPDERYQSAKEMLQDLETCLLPERRSEAKALFHDEDDEDRTRIIPAIKPIQRGLGSRSGGGEERMRRMDEEEDVPPALNSKKKWGRPALWIGLTLLLLLAMGSVVWYVNSKLVVAEVTVPDVTNQTLEKATAMLDEVGLIVEDPVVEQYNPNFDENVVWEQNKKKGTVVKEGTHVVLTVSTAKPTSNVPSLSGKTYDDAVKALMAEGVEQSRISPDPRFSEDFPEGQVIGTEPAEGSEYDPETATIKVIVSKGEESKPMPDLTGKTQDEAKAILEGLGLVLDEVSEDTSYSVDKGKITKQWPYEKDDMVSPGDKISISLSTGFPPEALNYTFNVPVAPSSDGKKTKIRIVYSDARNDGEPQEWGTRTIAKTQVLSVNLVLAPNKDGAVSIYQDGEYIEAYEIRYSDAKNGTVQQPEPPATQTPEPTVAPTETPAEPTIEPEILPPGSEEGGNTGGNNQTGYIVNNASEGQSNKKGKVKNNKN, from the coding sequence ATGATCGGTCACGAATTGGGCGGCCGTTACCAAGTCATCGAACGGATCGGGGGAGGTGGCATGGCGCTTGTCTACAGAGCCCATGACATTTTGCTTAACCGGAACGTCGCCATTAAAGTATTAAGAAATCAGTTTGTACATGACGAGGAGTTCATCCGCCGCTTCCGGCGTGAGGCACAATCGGCTGCTTCCTTATCGCATCCGAATGTAGTCAGTATCTACGATGTAGGTCAGGAAGAGGATGTCCATTACATCGTGATGGAGTATGTTGAAGGTAAGAACCTGAATGAAATTATTAAAGAACGGGCGCCGCTTCAGGTAGATGAATCTATCCGGATTGCTTCCCAGATTTGCGATGCGCTTGATCATGCCCATCAGAATCAGATTATTCACCGTGATATTAAACCTCATAACATCCTGATTGGACGCAACGGCCGTGTTAAAGTAACGGATTTCGGTATAGCCCGTGCAGTTACTTCTACCACAATTACCCAGACTGGTTCTGTAATTGGTTCTGTGCATTATTTTTCACCGGAGCATGCCAAAGGTGTGATGACCGGAGAAAAGTCCGATTTGTATTCGCTCGGAATAGTACTCTACCAGATGTTAACCGGTGTGCTGCCTTTTTTGGGTGAAAGCCCGATCAGCGTAGCGCTTAAGCATCTGCAGGAGGAATTTGAAGAGCCTCGGCTGCTGAATCCGCTGATTCCGCAAAGCGTGGAGAATGTGATCCTGCGTTCCATGCGCAAAAATCCGGATGAGCGGTATCAGTCTGCTAAGGAGATGCTTCAGGATCTGGAGACCTGCCTGCTGCCTGAACGGCGCAGCGAAGCCAAGGCCTTGTTCCATGATGAGGATGATGAAGACCGGACAAGGATTATCCCGGCGATCAAACCGATTCAGCGTGGTCTGGGCAGCCGCAGCGGCGGGGGTGAAGAGCGGATGCGCCGTATGGATGAGGAGGAAGACGTTCCGCCTGCACTGAACAGCAAGAAGAAATGGGGGCGTCCGGCATTATGGATAGGTCTTACCCTGCTTTTATTGCTGGCCATGGGCAGTGTGGTCTGGTATGTGAACTCCAAGCTGGTGGTTGCCGAAGTCACTGTTCCGGATGTAACTAACCAAACTCTGGAAAAGGCTACCGCAATGCTGGATGAGGTTGGGCTGATCGTGGAGGATCCGGTTGTAGAGCAATACAACCCGAACTTTGACGAGAATGTCGTCTGGGAGCAGAATAAAAAGAAAGGCACTGTGGTAAAAGAAGGAACGCATGTTGTTCTAACAGTGAGCACTGCAAAGCCTACTTCAAATGTGCCTTCATTGTCCGGCAAAACCTATGATGATGCTGTAAAAGCTTTAATGGCGGAAGGTGTGGAACAAAGCCGCATCAGCCCGGATCCGCGATTTAGCGAAGATTTCCCTGAAGGACAGGTAATCGGCACTGAACCGGCGGAAGGCAGCGAATATGATCCGGAGACAGCTACAATTAAGGTCATTGTCAGTAAAGGTGAAGAAAGCAAGCCGATGCCTGACCTGACAGGCAAAACCCAGGATGAAGCCAAGGCAATATTGGAGGGCTTGGGACTGGTGCTGGATGAGGTCAGTGAAGATACCAGCTACTCCGTCGATAAAGGGAAAATCACGAAGCAATGGCCTTATGAGAAAGACGATATGGTATCTCCCGGAGATAAGATCTCCATCTCCCTGAGCACAGGATTCCCGCCGGAAGCGTTGAATTATACTTTCAATGTGCCGGTAGCACCTTCAAGCGACGGGAAGAAAACTAAAATTCGTATCGTGTATTCCGATGCCCGCAACGATGGGGAGCCTCAGGAGTGGGGGACGCGTACGATAGCGAAGACCCAGGTATTGTCTGTGAATCTGGTTCTGGCTCCGAATAAAGACGGGGCGGTTTCGATCTACCAGGACGGGGAATACATCGAGGCTTATGAGATCCGCTATTCCGATGCCAAGAACGGCACGGTACAGCAGCCAGAACCTCCGGCGACTCAGACACCAGAGCCCACGGTAGCACCTACCGAGACACCGGCAGAACCTACGATTGAACCGGAAATCCTGCCGCCGGGTTCAGAAGAAGGCGGAAATACAGGCGGTAACAACCAAACTGGGTATATCGTGAACAACGCCTCGGAAGGTCAAAGTAATAAAAAAGGTAAAGTGAAAAACAATAAGAATTAG
- a CDS encoding Stp1/IreP family PP2C-type Ser/Thr phosphatase — MIRTVHASDVGRVRTVNEDSVWIGTTRHGYTLGIIADGMGGHLAGDTASKLALETMRSTLDGLPPDLPEEELREALSAAIMEANRTVFTEASRDEKYHNMGTTVVAVLLQGPAGYIGHIGDSRAYLVKDGAAIQLTEDHTLVNELFKNGQISQEELGNHPRRNVLTRALGTDAEVKADLAPVSLSLGELLLLCSDGLSNFVSQEHLGKVAGIHEIPLEERADRLLQLALLAGGGDNISVAMLEHQGEAAVPETKEWNR; from the coding sequence TTGATCAGAACAGTTCATGCCAGCGACGTTGGCCGGGTACGTACCGTCAATGAGGATTCGGTCTGGATCGGCACAACACGTCACGGTTATACCCTCGGCATTATTGCCGATGGAATGGGTGGACATTTAGCAGGAGACACTGCGAGCAAGCTCGCGCTGGAGACCATGCGCAGCACACTCGACGGGCTGCCGCCGGATCTTCCGGAGGAAGAGCTTAGAGAAGCGCTGTCGGCTGCCATAATGGAGGCCAACCGCACAGTCTTTACCGAGGCTTCGCGCGACGAAAAGTACCATAACATGGGTACGACAGTGGTTGCTGTTCTACTTCAAGGGCCGGCAGGATATATTGGCCATATCGGAGACAGCAGAGCCTATCTTGTTAAAGACGGTGCCGCAATTCAATTAACCGAGGATCATACGCTGGTCAATGAGCTGTTCAAAAACGGCCAGATCAGCCAGGAGGAGCTTGGCAATCATCCGCGCCGCAATGTACTGACTAGAGCGCTGGGGACGGATGCCGAGGTTAAGGCTGATTTGGCTCCCGTAAGCTTGTCCCTGGGGGAACTTCTGCTGCTGTGCAGTGACGGTCTGAGCAATTTCGTCAGCCAGGAGCATCTAGGCAAGGTTGCCGGAATTCATGAAATACCGTTAGAGGAAAGAGCGGATCGATTACTTCAACTGGCACTATTAGCCGGTGGCGGCGACAACATCAGCGTCGCTATGTTAGAACATCAAGGAGAGGCCGCTGTGCCCGAGACAAAGGAGTGGAATAGATGA
- the recG gene encoding ATP-dependent DNA helicase RecG yields MNTLLSLDQIEVKQITGVSAQKQSELHAFGVFTVKDLLEYYPFRYEDFRPKTLSEVKHGDKATLVAKVIGIPVLQRFGGKSRISCKMVAEPWMFTAIWFNQTYVREQLTVGREIVITGKWDQKRSQINVTNYEFPDRGEGKTGTLQPVYSVGGKITQTWLRKVINQAMQQFGELIPEILPQVILRKYDFMPRKRAIATIHQPEDTREGQQGRRRMVYEELFLFQLKVQAFRVLNQGRMDGVVHTVDNSTVRQFVRSLPFELTDAQKHVELEILQDMRSGYCMNRLLQGDVGSGKTVLAAIALYATVRSGFQGALMVPTEILAEQHMRSLTKMFEPFGITVGLLTGSVNGRKRKELLASLQMGLLDVVVGTHALIQEDVFFRALGLVVTDEQHRFGVNQRSILRRKGYNPDVLTMTATPIPRTLAITVFGDMDVSTLSERPKGRVPITTYWVKHDLMERVLKLVNREVDQGRQAYLICPLIEESEKLDVQNAIDLHVQMSQAFPGYKVGLLHGRMTPAEKDEVMRAFYSNEIQLLVSTTVVEVGVDVPNATLMIIMDADRFGLSQLHQLRGRVGRGQHASYCVLVADPKSEIGRERMTAMTDTDDGFEVSRRDLELRGPGDFFGTKQSGLPEFRLADMTADFEVLEQARDDAAGLLKEASFWTSPDYAPLRSYLQSEQIFQGDIID; encoded by the coding sequence ATGAATACACTGCTATCATTAGATCAAATTGAAGTCAAACAAATAACTGGCGTGAGCGCTCAAAAGCAAAGTGAGCTTCACGCCTTTGGCGTCTTTACAGTGAAGGATTTGCTGGAGTATTATCCGTTCCGTTATGAGGATTTCCGGCCTAAGACACTGAGTGAGGTCAAGCACGGCGACAAGGCTACACTGGTGGCTAAGGTGATCGGCATACCAGTGCTGCAGCGTTTTGGCGGCAAATCACGGATAAGCTGCAAAATGGTCGCCGAACCGTGGATGTTCACGGCGATCTGGTTCAATCAGACCTATGTCCGCGAACAGCTGACCGTTGGCCGTGAGATTGTGATTACGGGTAAATGGGATCAGAAGCGGAGCCAGATTAATGTAACGAATTATGAGTTTCCGGACCGCGGAGAGGGTAAGACAGGTACATTGCAGCCTGTCTATTCGGTCGGAGGGAAAATCACACAGACTTGGCTGCGTAAGGTCATCAATCAGGCCATGCAGCAGTTTGGAGAGCTGATTCCGGAGATCCTGCCGCAGGTAATCCTTCGGAAATATGATTTCATGCCGCGTAAACGGGCAATTGCTACGATTCATCAGCCCGAAGATACCCGAGAAGGCCAGCAGGGACGGCGCCGGATGGTGTACGAGGAGCTCTTTCTGTTCCAGCTCAAGGTGCAGGCATTCCGCGTGCTGAATCAGGGCAGAATGGATGGTGTGGTGCACACGGTCGATAATTCTACAGTCCGCCAGTTTGTGCGCAGCCTTCCGTTTGAGCTGACGGATGCCCAGAAGCATGTGGAGCTGGAGATTCTGCAGGATATGCGTTCCGGCTACTGCATGAACCGTCTGCTTCAAGGGGATGTGGGCTCCGGTAAAACGGTCCTCGCGGCCATTGCGCTGTACGCTACCGTAAGATCGGGTTTTCAGGGGGCGCTGATGGTGCCGACTGAAATTCTCGCCGAACAGCACATGCGCTCGCTGACCAAGATGTTCGAGCCTTTTGGCATCACAGTCGGCCTTCTGACGGGAAGCGTCAACGGCCGCAAGCGCAAGGAGCTGCTTGCTTCGCTGCAGATGGGGCTGCTCGATGTTGTGGTGGGAACCCACGCATTGATTCAGGAGGATGTATTCTTTCGCGCACTCGGTCTGGTGGTCACGGATGAGCAGCACCGTTTCGGGGTGAACCAGCGCAGCATCTTGCGGCGCAAGGGCTACAATCCTGATGTGCTCACGATGACGGCGACGCCGATACCGCGTACGCTTGCGATAACAGTATTCGGTGATATGGACGTGTCTACACTGTCTGAGCGCCCGAAAGGGCGAGTGCCTATTACTACCTATTGGGTCAAGCATGACCTGATGGAACGGGTGCTGAAGCTGGTGAACCGGGAGGTAGACCAGGGCAGACAGGCGTATCTGATTTGTCCGCTCATCGAGGAGTCGGAGAAGCTGGATGTGCAGAACGCGATCGATCTGCATGTGCAGATGTCTCAAGCTTTCCCCGGCTACAAGGTAGGATTGCTGCACGGACGGATGACCCCAGCGGAAAAAGATGAGGTCATGCGGGCCTTCTATAGTAATGAGATTCAGCTGCTCGTCTCCACTACAGTGGTAGAGGTCGGAGTTGATGTTCCTAACGCCACACTGATGATCATCATGGACGCTGACCGATTTGGCCTGTCGCAGCTGCACCAGCTGCGCGGCCGGGTCGGCCGCGGCCAGCATGCTTCCTACTGTGTACTTGTGGCCGATCCGAAATCGGAAATTGGCCGGGAGCGGATGACAGCCATGACCGACACGGATGACGGGTTCGAAGTGTCGCGGCGCGATTTAGAGCTGCGGGGTCCTGGGGATTTCTTCGGCACGAAGCAGAGCGGCCTTCCGGAATTCCGGCTGGCGGACATGACAGCTGATTTCGAAGTGCTGGAGCAGGCACGAGATGATGCCGCCGGGCTGCTGAAAGAGGCGTCATTCTGGACTTCACCCGATTATGCGCCGCTGCGCAGCTATTTACAGAGCGAGCAAATATTCCAAGGCGATATAATTGATTAA
- a CDS encoding DAK2 domain-containing protein, whose amino-acid sequence MSKRSINGADFTAMVLAGAEKLQQHAEHVNSLNVFPVPDGDTGTNMNLTMTAGANELKKNNTASVGQCAGVLSKGLLMGARGNSGVILSQLFRGLGRYAAQYDELNTQQFAAALQTGVDTAYKAVVKPVEGTILTVAKEAARHAVYYARRTTDITELMTEVLSKAKEALANTPELLPVLKQVGVVDSGGQGLVYIYEGFHQHLTSGSSGVQTPAQGQAPAPAAAAVPVLTKQENVLSSVQSSAQSQLSTEDIEFLYDMEFFINRQLGASVKADFDEEAFRKALSVNGDSIIVISDDETIKVHVHSKTPGEVMSLALLYGEITQIHILNMREQHRDLLTAGMDIAPMPELFADMPTEQSSVQAPAVPPADDMAPYGFIAVSSGEGISDIFKSLGVDAVLAGGQTMNPSTEDFVNAIHLISAKHVYILPNNSNIVLAAQQAKELLEGERDITVIPSKSIPQGIAAAFAFQEEDAVDTNTENMLEAISQVKSGQVTNAVRDTVIEDLEIKSGQFIGISNSKIVAASDELLAASKALLTTMLENGDEIVTVLTGSDAEADVTDSLGSWLEETYPQVEVEVHEGGQPLYYYLFSVEP is encoded by the coding sequence TTGAGTAAGCGTTCTATAAACGGAGCAGATTTTACCGCAATGGTACTCGCCGGTGCGGAAAAGCTGCAGCAGCATGCAGAGCACGTCAATTCCTTGAATGTATTTCCGGTTCCGGATGGAGATACAGGAACCAATATGAATTTGACGATGACCGCAGGTGCGAACGAATTGAAGAAGAATAATACCGCCTCAGTCGGTCAATGTGCAGGAGTACTCTCCAAAGGTCTATTGATGGGCGCACGGGGAAACTCCGGCGTTATTTTGTCACAGCTGTTCAGAGGTCTTGGACGCTACGCCGCCCAATATGATGAGCTGAACACGCAGCAGTTCGCAGCAGCGCTGCAGACCGGTGTGGATACGGCCTACAAAGCAGTGGTTAAGCCAGTGGAAGGAACCATCCTTACCGTCGCCAAAGAAGCTGCCAGACATGCCGTATACTATGCCCGCCGTACCACTGATATTACTGAACTTATGACAGAAGTATTGTCCAAGGCAAAAGAAGCGTTAGCCAATACACCGGAATTGCTGCCGGTCCTGAAGCAGGTTGGAGTAGTAGACTCCGGCGGCCAGGGTCTGGTCTACATTTATGAAGGATTCCATCAGCATTTGACAAGCGGAAGCTCCGGCGTGCAGACCCCTGCGCAAGGACAAGCTCCTGCCCCTGCAGCTGCAGCGGTACCCGTGCTGACTAAACAAGAAAATGTATTGTCATCCGTACAATCCTCCGCTCAATCCCAGCTTTCCACGGAGGATATCGAGTTTCTATATGATATGGAATTTTTCATCAACCGCCAGCTTGGCGCATCCGTGAAAGCGGATTTTGATGAGGAAGCTTTTAGGAAAGCGTTATCAGTCAACGGAGATTCCATTATTGTTATTTCCGATGATGAAACAATCAAAGTGCATGTGCATTCCAAAACACCTGGTGAAGTGATGAGCTTAGCACTCCTATATGGAGAGATCACTCAAATTCATATTCTGAACATGCGTGAACAGCATCGTGACTTGTTGACCGCGGGGATGGATATTGCGCCTATGCCGGAGCTGTTCGCGGATATGCCTACAGAGCAGAGCTCAGTGCAGGCACCGGCTGTTCCGCCGGCGGATGATATGGCGCCATACGGTTTCATCGCTGTATCTTCAGGTGAAGGCATTTCCGATATATTCAAAAGCCTTGGGGTCGATGCCGTGCTTGCGGGCGGACAGACCATGAATCCAAGCACAGAAGATTTCGTGAATGCGATTCACTTGATCTCTGCGAAGCATGTCTATATTCTGCCTAACAATTCCAACATCGTGCTTGCCGCACAGCAGGCCAAAGAGCTGCTCGAAGGTGAACGCGACATCACCGTGATCCCAAGCAAGAGCATTCCGCAAGGGATTGCTGCAGCCTTCGCCTTTCAGGAAGAGGATGCTGTGGACACCAATACCGAGAATATGCTCGAGGCCATTTCCCAAGTGAAGTCCGGGCAGGTAACGAATGCGGTCCGCGATACGGTCATCGAAGATCTGGAGATCAAATCCGGGCAGTTCATCGGTATTTCCAACTCGAAGATTGTAGCGGCCTCTGATGAGCTGCTTGCAGCCAGTAAGGCACTGCTTACGACCATGCTGGAGAACGGGGATGAGATAGTTACCGTTCTGACCGGTTCAGATGCCGAAGCAGACGTAACAGATTCGCTCGGAAGCTGGCTGGAAGAAACGTATCCGCAGGTGGAAGTAGAAGTTCATGAAGGCGGACAACCGCTTTATTATTATCTTTTCTCTGTGGAACCATAG
- the rpe gene encoding ribulose-phosphate 3-epimerase, protein MILLAPSILSADFAALGAEVAEAEASGADWIHVDVMDGHFVPNITLGPPIVKAVKAHTSLPLDVHLMIENPERYIAEFAAAGASVITVHAEACVHLHRVVHQIKELGIMAGVAINPGTPASAVREVLEDVDMVLVMTVNPGFGGQAFIPNTMRKIRQIREWANEINHNNLRIEVDGGVAENTAPIVAEAGADVLVAGNAVFGRTDRAAAIRAIREAAESAVR, encoded by the coding sequence ATGATATTACTAGCCCCATCCATTTTATCTGCCGATTTCGCAGCACTTGGTGCTGAAGTCGCGGAGGCTGAGGCCAGCGGCGCAGACTGGATTCATGTAGACGTGATGGACGGCCACTTTGTGCCGAATATTACACTTGGGCCACCGATTGTTAAGGCGGTAAAGGCGCATACCTCTTTGCCGCTGGATGTTCATTTGATGATTGAAAATCCGGAGCGTTATATCGCTGAGTTCGCAGCTGCTGGCGCATCTGTTATTACTGTACATGCCGAAGCATGCGTACATCTTCACCGTGTAGTTCACCAGATTAAGGAGCTGGGAATTATGGCGGGAGTGGCGATTAATCCGGGAACCCCGGCTTCAGCTGTACGTGAGGTGCTTGAGGATGTGGATATGGTGCTGGTTATGACGGTGAACCCTGGTTTTGGCGGACAGGCTTTTATTCCTAATACGATGCGTAAAATCCGCCAGATCCGTGAATGGGCCAATGAAATCAATCACAACAATCTGCGGATTGAAGTCGATGGAGGGGTTGCGGAGAACACCGCTCCAATCGTCGCTGAGGCTGGCGCAGACGTGCTGGTGGCCGGCAATGCCGTATTTGGACGTACTGACCGTGCAGCTGCAATACGGGCAATCCGTGAGGCTGCAGAGAGTGCAGTCCGTTAA
- the rsgA gene encoding ribosome small subunit-dependent GTPase A, producing the protein MPEGIIVKALSGYYYVKPLHNGFIATEEEAVQCRGRGILKKRGVAPLVGDRIIYVLTENGEGMVDEILPRESELIRPPVANVKLAVLLFSVREPDMNLNLLDKFLVHIEHSGLEPLIVLTKQDLAVDEGEATALVKDLYERIGYEVMITSSLTGSGSDELRNRLAGVISVFSGQSGVGKSTLLNRLVPGLELETGEISMRLGRGRHTTRHVELMDIGNGGFVADTPGFSQLDFLELGVEELSVCFREFASYAENCKFRGCSHLHEPGCRVIEAWQAGEIADSRYDHYKLFYNEMKDKKRRY; encoded by the coding sequence ATGCCTGAAGGAATCATTGTAAAAGCGCTGAGCGGTTATTATTATGTAAAACCGCTGCATAACGGATTCATTGCGACAGAAGAAGAGGCTGTACAGTGCCGTGGACGGGGGATCCTGAAGAAAAGGGGCGTCGCTCCGCTCGTAGGAGACCGAATTATCTACGTTCTGACCGAAAACGGGGAAGGAATGGTTGATGAGATCCTCCCCCGGGAATCGGAATTAATCCGGCCGCCTGTAGCCAATGTCAAACTGGCGGTGCTGCTGTTCTCGGTACGTGAGCCGGATATGAATTTGAATCTGCTGGATAAGTTTCTGGTGCATATCGAGCACTCCGGATTGGAACCCCTAATTGTACTGACGAAGCAGGATTTGGCCGTTGACGAAGGTGAAGCCACAGCACTCGTGAAAGATCTGTACGAGCGTATCGGATATGAAGTGATGATTACCAGCTCTTTAACCGGCTCGGGCAGTGATGAGCTGCGCAACCGGCTGGCCGGAGTTATCAGTGTCTTCTCCGGTCAGTCCGGAGTCGGCAAATCGACGCTCTTAAATCGGCTGGTGCCTGGGCTTGAGCTGGAAACAGGTGAAATCAGCATGCGGCTGGGGCGGGGGCGTCATACCACCCGCCATGTCGAGCTGATGGACATCGGGAACGGCGGATTTGTAGCTGATACACCAGGGTTCAGCCAGCTGGATTTTTTAGAACTGGGTGTGGAGGAGCTGTCGGTCTGTTTCCGGGAATTTGCTTCCTATGCGGAAAATTGCAAGTTCCGCGGCTGCAGCCATCTTCATGAGCCGGGCTGCCGGGTCATAGAGGCCTGGCAGGCCGGTGAGATCGCAGACAGCCGCTATGATCACTACAAGCTGTTCTACAATGAAATGAAAGACAAAAAGCGGAGGTACTAA
- the spoVM gene encoding stage V sporulation protein SpoVM has translation MKFYTFKLPRFLGGFVKAILNTFQKS, from the coding sequence ATGAAATTTTACACGTTTAAGCTGCCAAGATTTTTGGGAGGTTTTGTTAAGGCGATATTGAACACGTTTCAGAAGAGCTGA
- the rpmB gene encoding 50S ribosomal protein L28, with amino-acid sequence MSRKCAVTGKKPSSGNHVSHANNRNRRSWGVNVQKVRILVNGKPKRVYVSTRALKAGKVERV; translated from the coding sequence ATGTCCCGCAAATGTGCAGTAACAGGCAAGAAGCCAAGCAGCGGTAACCACGTGTCTCACGCAAACAACCGCAACCGTCGTTCTTGGGGAGTTAACGTTCAGAAGGTCCGTATTCTCGTGAACGGAAAACCAAAACGCGTGTACGTCAGCACCCGTGCTTTGAAAGCCGGCAAAGTTGAACGCGTTTAG